The sequence TATCCGACAGCCTCGGCGGCTTGCCGCTGACTGAAATGCTCGAACACGCAAAGCGTATGGGCGTGTCGGGCGTCGAGGTCAATACATGCGGCTGGTCGACCGCTCCTCACTTCAATCTGAAGGCCTTGCTCGGGAATAAGACGGCCCAAAAATCCTTCCTGGAAAAGTTTTCTGAACGGGGCCTCGAGGTGATCAGCCTCAATGCAAATGGCAACCCGTTACATCCCACAGACACGATGCAGGGTGAAGGTCTAAAGGATACGATACGTATTGCGGGCGAAATGGGTGTAAAGACCGTATGCACCATGTCTGGACTGCCTGCTGGCAGCCCGAACGACACGATGCCGAACTGGGTTGTCTCGTCCTGGCCACCGGAAACACAGGCTATTCTGCGTTATCAATGGGAGGAAAGGCTCCTTCCCTTCTGGAACGAAATCGTCGCACTTGCGAAGGAAAATGGCGTCGAGCGAATTGCGCTTGAGCTCCATGGCAACCAGTGCGTCTACAATGTTCCCTCCCTCTTGAAGCTGCGTCAGGCTGTGGGGCCTATGGTGGGCGCAAATCTGGATCCTTCCCATTTGTTCTGGATGGGCGCGGATCCCCTGATCGCAGCAGAGGCGCTAGGGGACGCGATCTATCACGTCCATGCGAAGGATACCATCCTCAACGCCCCCAAGCAGGCCGTAACCGGCCTTTTGGAGAATGGCAGCCTGATGGACATTCCCGCCCGTAGCTGGTCGTACATCACGCTCGGTTTCGGACATGGGGAGGAATGGTGGCGCCAGTTTTGCTATCGCCTGAAGATGGCA is a genomic window of Rhizobium etli 8C-3 containing:
- a CDS encoding sugar phosphate isomerase/epimerase family protein; amino-acid sequence: MKLGFVSDSLGGLPLTEMLEHAKRMGVSGVEVNTCGWSTAPHFNLKALLGNKTAQKSFLEKFSERGLEVISLNANGNPLHPTDTMQGEGLKDTIRIAGEMGVKTVCTMSGLPAGSPNDTMPNWVVSSWPPETQAILRYQWEERLLPFWNEIVALAKENGVERIALELHGNQCVYNVPSLLKLRQAVGPMVGANLDPSHLFWMGADPLIAAEALGDAIYHVHAKDTILNAPKQAVTGLLENGSLMDIPARSWSYITLGFGHGEEWWRQFCYRLKMAGYDGWLSIEHEDVLLNSLEGLEKSVALLQGVMPSAPADYQPQAI